Within the Zea mays cultivar B73 chromosome 10, Zm-B73-REFERENCE-NAM-5.0, whole genome shotgun sequence genome, the region GTAAAGGTAGAATGTCATACAAGCATTATCAAGTTTCTTCTCCCATACCGGCACTGACGCACTGTGGCATGCTCCTTTTCCAATAGCCAGCTAACCTCTTCTGAATGTTTCCAAGCTGTTGAAAATCCAACTCTAGATTTGTCAGTCTTGGTAATCAATTACTTGGAAAGCTTACAAGTGACAGGGTAGTCTGTCAAGAATTCATCGAAGATGTTCTACTTCCATGTCACAAAACCTGTAGCAGTTTCCCTTCTTCAACAACCGGCCATCTTTTGAACATTGCCAAGCTTAATGCTTGCATTCATGCATTGTTCTCTGAATTTGGTCCGTTCGTGAATATACTAGCCTAAAAATGCATGGTACTGTATCCTGTTTTGTTTCTTGTGATAATGTCGTGCATTTATTCAAATATCTGCTGCATATATCTTCATCAAAACAGAATTAGGGCCTCAGATTACAAAACCAATAGGGAGAGAATTAACAATGAACTGTTTGGTGGCACCTGAAAAACCTGCTGTGGGACAATGAACTCGAGAGATGACATTATTGCCATCTTAATGCCTTATTCGTTATTCCTTTTGCATAACAGAGTATCAGGAAAAAATACACTCCTGCAAAGAAAAGATTGACAAAGCAAAGGCTGAAACCATTACTGACGATGAACTCAATGCACTACAAAGCAAGATGGAAGAAAAACTGCAGGAAGAGAAGCAGCTTCGCCAAGAGTTAAGATAAGTTCTTGCTTCAGAATTTACATTCTTCCGAAAATTGCATCTTAAGAATTAAGAGTTTGATGTTCTTATATACATTATGCTATGAACACAGTGTTACATGATGAGCTTGATGACCTAGAAAGCCAAAGACTTTCTATAAAAGAAAGAAAGGACGctgtcaagaagaaaaagaaagacaCACAGAAAGCAGAGTAAGTTGAGAATTGCTCACAATGTTAGCTTTCATAAGTGCAGTGAGTTTGATAATTATATGGATGCTGAAAAAATCCATCTTAGAAGAGCTAGATATAATAAAGAATAAATACTAGTGCTATCTTGCTTGAATTTTGGAAAAGGCCACTTGCTGATCTGTGTTATATCCAGCCTTGCCTCATCTTTCCTTCCCTTCGTACATTGTGATCACACTAACTTCCTTTGATTTTAGTGATCCCAGTAACAATGTTGCAAACATTGCTGAAAAAAACACTGGAACTGTATTTGTTCAAACAAATTTAAATCGTGCCTACTAATTCGGTATGAAGTGAGTTTTAAATCATGCCTTAGCAGTATTGTACTATTGTCTCTATTGCTTACTCTATTTCTGAGTTGAAATAAGCGACTCACCACTCCCTCATGCAGACGTACGCTTTCCATGTGTCTGTCGGTTACAAATATCATCCCAAATTTGGAAGACCAGGATAAGGTTTCAGGATGTATCCTTTGAATCTGTTACCGTTTCCCCTATATTATAGGAGAAAAAATATGTATGGGTTAGTTTGACAACTCCATTTTTTCAAGAGATTTCTATTTTCCTAAATTAGTAAGGGAAATTAGTTAATTTTCCCTTATGAAAATGGGAATCCTTTGGAAAAATAGAGttgtcaaactagccctaaacgTTTCAAAAAGGAAGTACATACTATTTGCTGCTTAGTGGTTGTGTTTGTACTCAATATCATCGTTTCGTACAAAGATATGGATGTGTGGAAGTCCTTAGCTTTGATCAGATATTGTCGACCAGAACAGGAAGAAGATAGAGAAGTTTGAATTCGAGAACACCACGCCACCAGTTGAGATATGCGACGAGCTCTGGAAGAAGATTTAGCGTGTTTCAGATCATTCTTGTTGTAAGGCGGCGGAAACCTGTGCCTGTAGATTGCCGCGGTGTGGTTGTCCTCCCAGGATGCAGTTTGCCATGTTGTTTGTATCGTTAGTTCATGACGCTGTACTGTTTTGTAAGGCGGCGGAAACCTGTGTTTGTATCGTTAGTTTGCCATGTCAGATTAGCTACTACTTCTTGTGTTTTAAATTATTCCAAATTATAAGTTATTCTAATTTTCCTGAGAGTCAAACCATCTTAGGTTTAAAGCATCTCAAGTTTAACCAAATTTATATAGAAAATTGCCAAAAAAGCATGACATCAAATTGGTATATTACAAAAATATAATTAATAAAGaatctaatgatacttattagctATTATAAATGTTATTGTTTTATTATATAAAGTTTGGTCAACCTTGAAACGATTTGACTCTAAGAAAATCGAGATGATATAATTTAGGATAGAGGGAATAGTTTGTTGTGTTCTATGTACACTGTTTGATCTTTTCCATACTTTGTTGGAGCCTGTAGACGTCAGGCCATATTTCGAAGGTGTTTGactcgtacacttcctccttcagGTCATGTTACATGCTACATAGGATGAGGAGCTAAAGTATCTCTGAATTGCTACGGATGTCCTGAACATGT harbors:
- the LOC100274670 gene encoding Kinetochore protein SPC24 homolog-like; translation: MAASAGESQGVERLLSYAEDLVAVLCVSTDCDDNAQVGAGVQRLLSACRSESDDLEMQLKEYQEKIHSCKEKIDKAKAETITDDELNALQSKMEEKLQEEKQLRQELRVLHDELDDLESQRLSIKERKDAVKKKKKDTQKAERTLSMCLSVTNIIPNLEDQDKVSGYIVDQNRKKIEKFEFENTTPPVEICDELWKKI